tttgaagttaggGATGAACTGTAATGTGGCTTTCCCATGTTTTCTATGGTTTACCACATTTTCATAAGTTTtccaatgctttaccatgtttaaCCTTTTACTTTGAGTAACACTTTAAAGAATCCAAACatacaacacatttttacagcagagctgtaaaaagaaaacactttttatACCACTCTGAAATACAtctgacaaaaacattttttaataatataattttattttccatgCAAACATACATAAGCATACATCCTTTAGGCATATTGTACAAGAATATTCAAGTTGATCAAATAGGTCATGACTTCAATGGTTCTTTAAAACAGTATATATCTATTCATTTCAAAAAAAGAATTGAAGGCTTATACACTTGTCTTTTGTACATTTCAGACACACAAAATAAGTATTTGAATACAATTGTTCTCAAATAAGAGAAAAAGGGTTataaaaaatgtcaatgaaagtccacgtttaaaaaaacaagcatatttaCAGCATTATTGGACACCCCTTTGTCCAAACTAAAACTTCCCTTAATCTAATCACACCAATATACTTTTTCCAATGTCCACCAGGGCAGTTCTGATATTAACAGGATcaatttactgtacataaaacatAAGCGTGAGCAGTTTAGTGACTGGAAGCAGTGGGTCTACTGGCTGCCGAGTGGTGACTAAGCCCAAACCTCATCTCCCTCAGGCTGGCAAAGTGCTTCTTGAGAAGCCCTCGGAAGCTGATCTTGCGGGACCTCCTCTGTGGGGGGCTGGAGTCCTGAGACGAACCTCCATCTCTGTCTGAGTTCTGTGGTGTGGGGGACTGGCTCTCTGAAGCCTCTTCCTCAATCTCCGTGTCAGGGAGACCCCTTAACCAGGCGCTCCTGTCTATGCCATAGAACCTGCTGTGTTTGAGAACCCCCTTCCTGGGCTTCTCCCCTAAATGCTCTTCTTGGATCGACCTGCCCTGACTGCTGCTGTTTTTGGGGTCCAGTGAAGAGCACCCTTGCTCCTCTCGGCTCCTCCTGCGCCCCAACCCCTCTGGCCTGGCCTCTCCCTCCTCACACTGCCGGGGGACATGTCCCTGGAAGAACAGAGCCTCTTGGTTGGTAACTTGCGGGCTCTCCCCCAAGGTTAGGAAGCCATATGGGGTTGTGATCTTGGAGAGGTGGGGCAGGGACAGCGCAGCCCTTGTGACAGGATCTGGGATGTCCGCTTCAGGGAAAGGGCAGGGGAATGAGCTCTTTCGGGGTGGCCCATAGCCCTTGGTAAAGGGATCCGAGCTGCTTCTGCGGGCTCTCCGGCTCTGCGTTGGGGGATAGTCAAATGAAGAAGAGGGTGCGACTCGGGATGTATAATTGTCTTCCTGGCTAAAGCAGATGTGCTGCTGTCTCTGCTGCTGCCAGCCGGCTGCCCGTTCCTTGTTAAAGAACCGCTGGTCTTCCTGGATATCCAGAGGAGGGATAATGAACTGCGGGACGCGGTCCGGGGTCACCACGAAGGTAAAGATGTCCTTGCCTGTTTTCGCTGTTGCTGGGCTGATCAGGGACCTGTTGTTGCCCCACATAGACATCTTGATCCCAGGGATGCTGTTTCTCCTGGCAGGGACCTGTTCTGTGGCCGGAGTGGAGCTGCTAATGCTGAGGTTGCTGTCGCTGGTCATGCTGCTTGTGTTGCTCATCATTCTGTTCATGTTGGCTTGTCAGTGTCTGTCACTCTCTGCATGCACACTGTCTGAAAAGGGAACTCGCACAGACAGTATTTATACCATTAGCCCCTGCCTGATTTGCTTCGGCAAGCCCCCTGACGCAGCTGAGTACAATGATGATGAGAGGAGACACTCATCATTATCTCAGCATCAGTGACGAGGAACGGAATGGGCTTTACACTGgcaatctgtgtgtgtgggtgtgtgttttggagtttcagtgtgtgtgggtgtgtgtttgtgagttaTTGTGTGTGGGGTTGGGTATGTGTGTCTTTCAGTCTCTCATTATATCCATCTAGTTAACTATTCTGTCTACTTTACTCCTGTTTCTCTTagtctatttttttgtttattcctcCCCCTTATTCCTCTCAATAATCTTGGTATAATATCTCTTCTATATATCGACCCTTCACAGCACAGAGCAGCAATGATTACCTTACTGTAGATGACTAGAACTCTCATTCTAACAGTGGCTTACACTGAAACAGACAAACACCAACAGTGGGGAAAAAAGCCCAAAACACAGCGTTTTCTTTCTTTATAGCAACTGTTTTCAAACTTTAGTCAAAGTCTGTATTTTTCTTCCCATTAAGATTAAGAGGCTCTCATCTGTTTAGAATAACAACAATCTACTGCAGCTTCAACAGTCCTGCGATACATTAGAATATGAAGCATACAAAACGTACTATCATAAATCAATGTATTAATCTTTctacatttaattataaatataaagcatctacagaaagtgattttttttttcagtaagtttctgtttttttttatttttagttgtgcGAGTCGTGATTTTTGAATGCCTCTCCCATGGTTACACAGATTGGTCTCCATGGTAATGGGCAATGCAAAGTGAATTCAGCCATACTAAAACGAATTTACCAGGTTTCAGAAGGAATGAGATGTGTTCTCTATTTACAAGAGCACTTATTGCTGCAGCACACCACAATAACCTTGAGTTATTTAGTAAGTAAAACACACATAATTGTAGTTTGTACATGAAAATATTTAGCTGTCCTTGATCTGTataaattaaacatacatttagtAACAAGACATGAGAATGTCTTTATTGGAGTGGTGCTCAACCTTTATCAAGATGGGACCAGAATTGATACTTAACATTGTCCTAGAAACTATACAAACTGTccttataattgtaattattgtaatggCATATGGCAGTATGTGGTATATATTTTACCATATGATACATTCTCTTCTAGCATGATCATGATAGTTTGTTAACTTTGCAACagataaagaaaaacattgtCTGTATAGTAAAACACCATAGgcttaataataacatacatgccaacagtcccaatttcctagaaAAATGTCCCACGTCCCGATGCATTGGAAGgcagtcccgatatttacccatagaaaaaaaaaaaaacatttattctgcacagtagaattagtgaaaaccacacactgtgctgtttgtgtggctgacacatctgctgatcactaacttatacaaaggtaagaatgcttcacTACGTCTacttttactgtcatgatggtcgtgtcatcttgagttggggggggggggggggtacgtctattatatgataatgactgttttttgcgtatgactccaCCCATGAGTATGATGCAtatgtgtaaaaaatgtaaatgtaaatgtaaaattgtgCACAGTATTTACAGCTCTTACACACCATACAAATATGTTCCAaggctctgtaaataaaacaattggaaGACGAAATATGTAAGGTCACAATTATGAGGCCCCTAGTTTTCTGGGCCCTGAGCCCCAGGCCCGAAGGCCTGTCCCTTAATACGGGCCTGACCTCACCTCCCCGAGACGAGCATCCccctgaacagtttccaaatgttggctaGCATGCTACAATACACTAATTAAGTAACTAGCATGTATTTGTATACATCCCATTTGAATATTAACAATCAATTTATTTACTGTGGTTCAGCTTTGGTTGTTGTTACAGTGTATGTATTTCACTAGCCAATTTAAACCATCTTACCTAAATTAATTCCACCCCCTACTCTGAGTAATttacacatacacaaaaacacatttaatttatgtTTGAGGTCAAATTGAGCTTAAATTAACTAAAAACCACAAATAAGAATTTGCTTACCAAGACACTAGACTAGTCGTAGTGGGTCCCTCGCGTCACGATTCAGTGTAAAAGCTTTGAAGCTTCTTCAtgagaaatatgttttatttatttatttatttatttgtttgtttgtttgtttgttttaacggTATTCTTTAATTTTTAATACAAGGAGTCCGCCATTCCAGAATTCCAGAAttcggttttaaaaaaaaaatatgaccgtaaactgattatttaattaatttgaatttaattGGACGATTGGTTGAGTGCTGCATCCTGATTGGCGCTGCTGAGCGGCTGACAGGTTAGCTGTCTGCCTAGTCTCGCTCGCTGACCGTTACCCGCCCGCACAATGGAGTCTCCGGCTGAGAAGCACGCAGTTGTTACGCAAGAGCGGGAAAACAAGACTGAGGTAAAGAAAAACgaaaatatttacacaaataatTATTGTAGTACTGGGCCAGACGAGAAACCCGCTTGTTGATTTTCCATACAAGCAGCTGGTCCGTCGCCGTTTTATATTGTTACCATGCTTTTCTTGAACTTGTCAAGCGTGTTATTGTCAAGTGTGTGGGAAAGGAGCGGGCTGACTGGTGTAAGACACATCAAAACCGAGGTAAGCGTTTCTATCAAGTGGTCGTTTTCTTCcttaataaattaatgtttaatatacGATGCTATGTAGTGGCCATCAATGTTAATCTGGACAGGACGTTACTGAAATGAATCTATTGTTTACTAATAAATTCCATTTTACAAATATCGATTTTTTTAGGTAACTGTGTGTCACTATGTGcagtatattttgtaatgtaattagtattattagtatttatttagaaGACGCCTGTTTTATCCAAGGCAAATTACAGGTAGTTTAATATTGAAATCTAATTTAAGTCTAGTTTACAGTAGTGCAAATACCACTAAAGTGCAATATGAACTGAGATCTACAAGTctctgatcccccccccccccaatttgacTCCTAGATAGGGGGCAGCTTTTTCAAAGTGTGTCtggtgttaaattaaaaaaaaaaaatgccttctgGGATTTACTGTCAGTGGACTGCAGGTTGGAGACTCCTGGATAACACAATAACTAAATGAAAAACGAATACCAGTTACAGAGAAGTGGTGTTCATTGAAATCAGGGTAACGCTCCTTGTCCATGGATGTGGGTTTTTGTTGACAGGACAAGCAAGtgataaagaagaaaaaaggtgCTTTGAGAGTGTTCTTCATCCAGCTGTCGCACTTTGGTCCTCTGAAATTTGTGGTAAGTGAGggagttttttatttatatctctctcatctatatctatctattgATATATCTATATCTTGTTCTGTGTTAAGTTATTGGATTGTGAAGTGAGCTGTAATTCATTTAGTATAAATGTGATGTGCTGGTCCCCTCTGCTGTGTTGGTTTCACAAAAGAAAGCTGTGTAACAACTTGAAGCTGTAGGGTCccgaaatgttacattttacactaAAGCCCCTTTCGCACAGACATGCTCTACCCTGCTTGCGAACCGGTGTCATGAGGGTCAGCTAAGAGTTCAcgctgtttttttgggggtttttttgacGACGTAAAGGCGCGTACGCAATGCCCCAGAAGTAGCTTGTTGCAGCTGCTTCATTCCtgttgcaatctggctcatggcgtgtctcaatcaacaaaactATGGATAAACAGAAACGTTACTtacggaagtgaaaccttcacacaggcatggctgtttgttgcTTACGAACAACCattgtgcattttgtctcgctcaagcCGGGTCAGTGTGTAGATTCATCTGATTTCAGGCCTTTTTGTTAGGTTAGTTTTGGGtttgattaaatgtttaacaATGGTTACCTTGTCATGCTGGTTTCATACCCCAAATTCTcatcttttttaatttgtttttatattgtttataaacTGTCCTGTTTGGCAGTGGCGGTGACTGCTATGTTTTTGTCTGTAGGAGAGTGTGCTGCGTAATCTGTCGTGGCTGGTGGGTCTCTCATGTCCGGTGGAGGATCTGGGCACAGCCGAAGCCCACACGCCAGCCCTCATTCGGCACTGTCGCACCGGGAAGAAGCGGCTGCACAGAGTCACGCGTGTGCTGCTTTCCTACATCCCCTACCGGCTACAGAGTACGCTCGGCTACCCTGTCCCCAGCAGCATCGGCAAGACTGCTGTCTCGGAAGGTAAAGGGACCAGGTGGTCTCTTGTTCTCATCAGCCAGTAAGCCTTGGCTAGTTTTATTGAGAGCTGTAAACAACTTGACACATCCTTGTGCCTGTATGCAGTGGTTTTATAATGAGCACTGTCAATTATTTCACAGTATTCTCGCTGAAAGCGGGGGCAGTGTTGAAACGTTGTTTTTGATCTTGGCTTGTCCACATGGATACTTTAAccttttgaggaaaaaaaaagaaaatgaaaaattagatttttgaaaCAGCCCCTATgacacacacatgcaattaaaTGTCAATATTAAGTGTGGTACTCTGAAAATGAGGGTAAACCATCCGTTACTTTTAACCAAACaagtacttttttgtttattattttttaaacttccgTCGTGTCAGGATAGTGCTCTCTTTAGTCATTTAAGATTAAATGTGTGTTCCACAAAAAATAGATGAGGAGCTACTGTCTGCATTGGGGCAATTGTTGCCTGTTgcatttctttgtgtgtttttgtggggAGGGGGGTTGCTTGTGCAATGCTGCCCTGGTTTAACAGAGCCCTGGTTTGTTGCAGAAGTGCGCTGCTCCCCCACCAAGCCCTCTGGGAAGGGTAACAAGCGTAAACAGGAAGATGTGGATGAGGAGGAGCACCAGTCCTGGGTAGAGGCCCTGAACCAGGAGTTGGGGGATGAGGACAGCGAAGGGGATCCCACTTACGCGGTAAGGGTACGGGATGTGGGTTTGGTGTCCCTTTTGAACTTTAACATGTTGGGAGCATTTGTGACCAATCAAAAAAAGGCTTCAAAAGAAGCCCTCCATGTATGTCTACAGCCTTTTATAGTACTCCAAttcctcgttatatcgcccctcgcaatactgcggatttggatatatcgcagtcctggagttggctccccatttttagtCTAattgcgcatgccttagctgctaTATacacacttagaattactgtattttatattgtactgcacatcaaacaattagaaacaaagcattaatataatACTGTTATCATACAAATGTAtttcacaataacacaaagcaaattaaataaatttgctgaagcagtttttatttcgttcacgtgtggcagcaacgCACTAGCAAAAGCCGCAAGGCAGTGACGTCCGCTCCCTAGCAACAAGGCTATGTTTGgaatgggattctttcaatgcagcaggtttgtgcatttgagaaaggagaggaagacttgtgAAATTAATGGGAGACCGAAGTTAATGAGAAACAATTAtcctccgctgtacgaattaaaactgcgtgctgctttttatacgaaaaatgagaaagcAGGGAGCCTCACCAACATACATAACAATcgaatctatttttattttatatttttatattgtttatatgatatgataccacacacacatatatatatatatatatatatatatataatatatagatatacattaaTACTCGATATATCTATGGACCCTGGATTTTTGGACCCTGACGCCCATGATATTGAGTGATATGTAAAAGTCTGAATGTCGAATGTGAAATTGACGAACACTTAACTATGTATACGCTAAGGCTGAAAcctatataaaacacatttaacacgTTCATGCAACATTCTAAACACTTGATTAATGCATTAACTGTTAACTAATAACATCTGTAGTGCGTGTATGATGAGTCCTCCTTATTGTGCCGTTTTTAAACAGCCGAGTAGCAACGGTGAGAGTGACAGCGAGGAGAACAGGACTCGCAATGACACGGAGAGTGACATAGAGGAGGTGGCAGAAGAGGGCAAAGCCATTATCAAAGAGTTGGACGCAGCTAAGAAGGTGTCCACTGAGGTAGGGGCGAGAATGaacataaagaaaaatgaaacagtttaacAAACTGAGCAGACATGGGCATATAGTCAACCTGAAATGTATCCTGATCGTTTTGGTATTCTGGGTGTATGTAGCAGTGTTGCTGGTGATGATACTGCCCTCTTGTGTTTTCAGGGTGGTTCTGCTGGGATACAGAACAGAGAGCACTCAAAGCAGCAATCGTGATCAGGCGCAGCAAATTACATTTCTATAGCTCTCCTTTTATTTAAGTACGTTGTCATGAGAAATTACAGACTAAAATCCCAGACTGgcacttttattttgaatgttagaTGTGGGAatagtgtgtttttatataatgcTGAAAAAGAGGGCCCTTCAGCCCTCCATGGGGATGTAACTGGCCTACTTTTATTGGTTCTGACAACATTCCAAAAGCACCCCCCCAACTTAAATTTAATTGTTTCTTCTCCCCAGATTATAGATGTGCCTGACTGACTCCATGTCCCCAGTTCTGTTGCATCCTTTCTGTTGTGCCTTGAATTTTGATGAAGTTTTCTTAATGTAGTCCAATCtgtgaattgtctttttttttatttttctcaagtTTTTCAGATTACACTTcagtaataaacatttttttcatgtgtaattttttatttcttgacAAAAAAAATGGGGTGGGATAGATGTCTTTTCCTCTAAAATAAACAGTCCAGCAACTAGAGCTTTGGAGACTTGACCTTAGTTGCACCTTTTTAATACATTGGTATTGCTCAGCCTGTGCAACGCaaattacagtttttgttttttcaccagcAGAGTTTGTCTGCTCTGCATACCTCTTCATATTGATTCCTAATGCAGTTGCTATCAGTACCTGAGTGCACAGTGCTGCCTCTAGAGGGCAGTGTAGCATTGTCTTTGTTCGAAGGGAAAGCAAGGGGGCATTGGCACACCGATACGCTGGAATTGGTATCGGAATATGGTGTGTTAATTTTTTagctatactgtatttattaaggaGGATTCGTACCTTAGAATTTTAAGGATACAAATATAAGGGTTTCTACTCTGGACCAAGGGATTGTAAAATGGGGAAACTTAACACCTGAACATTTcaaaaacatcaacaacaatTTATTTACTGGATTTAACACAATCACAATAGTAATTGACATGGGCAACTGCATGATCTGAGTGCAGGCAGTGAAACAAAACTAGAATTAAGCCATGTAGAGGGAGTGTGTGAGAGAAATTGAAGTAGGGTTAAAAGCTGTAGAGAATTAGTCATGCTTGGTTTGAGTGGCTCGCCCTCCCCCCGAAGCTAGTCTTGCTGTGTGAAAGTGACATTGAATCATTTTTCCAGACTACAGCTCTGGGGCTTGACTAAAAAAGGACCACGGACACAGCTATAGGAGGTACTCAACGATGGTCAAAGCCTAGGTGAAGGGAAACTAGCAGTGGGTAGTTCCCATAAGGGAGAAGAACCTCCGTGTGACGCATGTTATTGAATTCAGGTGTGATaggactcctgttgcatagcagtttgatctagtCCACGTTTTATTATGCTATA
This Polyodon spathula isolate WHYD16114869_AA chromosome 27, ASM1765450v1, whole genome shotgun sequence DNA region includes the following protein-coding sequences:
- the LOC121301357 gene encoding uncharacterized protein LOC121301357 isoform X1, which translates into the protein MESPAEKHAVVTQERENKTEDKQVIKKKKGALRVFFIQLSHFGPLKFVESVLRNLSWLVGLSCPVEDLGTAEAHTPALIRHCRTGKKRLHRVTRVLLSYIPYRLQSTLGYPVPSSIGKTAVSEEVRCSPTKPSGKGNKRKQEDVDEEEHQSWVEALNQELGDEDSEGDPTYAPSSNGESDSEENRTRNDTESDIEEVAEEGKAIIKELDAAKKVSTEGGSAGIQNREHSKQQS
- the LOC121301357 gene encoding uncharacterized protein LOC121301357 isoform X2, which codes for MESPAEKHAVVTQERENKTEDKQVIKKKKGALRVFFIQLSHFGPLKFVESVLRNLSWLVGLSCPVEDLGTAEAHTPALIRHCRTGKKRLHRVTRVLLSYIPYRLQSTLGYPVPSSIGKTAVSEEVRCSPTKPSGKGNKRKQEDVDEEEHQSWVEALNQELGDEDSEGDPTYAPSSNGESDSEENRTRNDTESDIEEVAEEGKAIIKELDAAKKVSTEIIDVPD